The proteins below are encoded in one region of Sphingobacterium sp. R2:
- a CDS encoding NAD(P)H-hydrate dehydratase, with translation MKILSAQQMRSIDGETLKDQGVNSLDLMERAATVVFEEVKRLHSRMERETFYIFCGKGNNGGDGLVLARLLNQEQAMVKVYIVDVEEYSADNLANQKRLSNQVIQKINPEEQVDIPSNAIVLDCLFGYGLNTVLTAEWNGIISSINGCGARIYSVDMPSGLLADKNTPPDALVVRADFVFTFQAPKLALLLPENQWYVKDFKVLDINLSRLAIDETETDLFYVDQLLVASFYRKRRKFDHKGTFGHTLIIGGSKGKMGAVQLALRAALRAGCGLATAYVPACGHTILQTAVPEAMILTDTETDFITQIPNITSYQSIGMGIGMGTTQYTIDALKVFIFTKSNTPLVLDADALNILARDPDLWAFVPADSILTPHPKELSRILGPWKDDFEKMEKVKAFAVKHQFYMLVKGANSMMVMNDGALYFNSTGNVGMATGGSGDILTGIIAALLGQGYSSKQALIMGVYIHGRAADIAVEKIGVYSLLPSDTINYLSSALIGLEQEYDGLVH, from the coding sequence ATGAAGATACTATCCGCTCAGCAAATGAGGAGCATCGATGGCGAAACATTAAAGGATCAAGGTGTCAACAGCCTGGATCTTATGGAGCGTGCTGCAACTGTTGTTTTTGAGGAAGTTAAAAGACTTCATTCCCGGATGGAGCGTGAAACATTTTACATTTTTTGTGGCAAAGGGAATAATGGTGGTGATGGCCTGGTTCTTGCTCGCTTATTGAATCAAGAGCAGGCAATGGTAAAGGTCTACATCGTCGATGTGGAGGAGTATTCCGCTGACAATCTTGCTAATCAAAAGCGTTTGTCCAACCAAGTAATCCAAAAGATCAATCCCGAAGAGCAAGTGGATATTCCTTCCAATGCAATCGTACTGGATTGCCTGTTTGGTTATGGGTTAAATACAGTCCTCACAGCAGAATGGAATGGTATTATTTCGAGTATAAATGGATGCGGTGCAAGAATATACTCAGTGGATATGCCTTCTGGGCTTCTTGCGGATAAAAATACGCCGCCTGATGCTCTAGTTGTTAGGGCAGACTTTGTGTTTACCTTTCAGGCGCCCAAGCTCGCCTTGCTACTGCCGGAAAACCAATGGTATGTCAAAGACTTTAAGGTGTTGGATATCAATCTCAGTCGGCTGGCCATTGACGAAACAGAAACTGATCTCTTTTATGTTGATCAGCTCCTTGTCGCTTCTTTTTATCGAAAGCGACGGAAATTTGATCATAAAGGGACATTTGGTCATACGTTGATTATTGGCGGGAGTAAGGGTAAAATGGGAGCTGTGCAGCTTGCGTTACGAGCAGCCCTTCGCGCCGGATGCGGTTTAGCCACAGCATATGTGCCCGCTTGTGGCCATACGATCTTACAGACTGCTGTGCCCGAAGCAATGATCTTGACAGATACTGAAACGGATTTTATTACCCAAATCCCCAACATCACGAGTTATCAATCTATTGGTATGGGTATTGGCATGGGTACAACGCAATATACTATTGATGCCTTAAAGGTATTTATTTTCACTAAAAGTAATACCCCGTTGGTATTAGATGCCGATGCATTGAATATTCTTGCTCGAGATCCTGATCTATGGGCATTTGTACCGGCAGACAGTATATTGACTCCACATCCAAAAGAGCTTAGTCGAATATTGGGTCCTTGGAAGGATGATTTCGAAAAGATGGAAAAAGTAAAAGCTTTCGCCGTCAAACACCAATTTTATATGCTGGTTAAAGGGGCCAATAGCATGATGGTCATGAACGATGGGGCACTCTATTTCAACAGTACAGGGAATGTTGGGATGGCGACGGGTGGCAGTGGCGATATCCTGACAGGTATCATCGCAGCGCTTCTAGGACAGGGGTATTCATCCAAACAAGCTCTAATTATGGGTGTATATATCCATGGGCGTGCAGCAGATATTGCGGTAGAGAAGATTGGAGTCTATTCCTTGTTGCCTTCCGACACAATCAACTATCTTTCCAGTGCACTGATTGGATTAGAACAGGAGTATGATGGATTGGTACATTGA
- a CDS encoding glycosyltransferase, whose translation MSEKQIFQTSSKKRWYAFSWMSRALVIGLIIGVIGVIYTLVKIQIPPFPIINTNTPLTEKSTARLKKSKQFKEFTILKSELEKIKYDRDRKHLKHIGSKSRINMGFYVSSWSNEVREQSLSDLRRNIGHLDMVAMESFFTVPNQDTVVDKADTAALKVIHQYKRKAIAQISNFNGNDFDGQTVKAILVDPEKQQRFIDDILLKVKRDGFGGVNIDFENLQLDDRKELNDFMAHIYTVFHTEGLLVSQDISPENDDYDPIALQKYNDYIILMAYDQHSIESNAGAISHQAWVEKNLDELCSKVNADKVILALACYGYDWPKGSVGQTLTYDNAVILAHNYNAKIAFNPESANLSFSYTDGGGMHHDVYFTDAATYFNLIRKADDWGLAGIALWRLGSEDARLWSFISRSLSQESLKKDPFDFGKIQQILVGGIQYIGDGEILDLVNSPVPGEVKFIYDSSTLMIQDQVYVKTPSNYVIKRFGERDKTVVLTFDDGPDPTYTPQVLDILKKERVPGAFFLVGMMAEKNMDLVRREYQEGHEIGNHTFFHPDMSTIGPNRVKFELNATRKIIECITGHSTILFRAPFNADAEPQTVAEILPVAQSRKENYINIGEYIDPNDWVPGRTADEVYNEVIKQRDNGNIILLHDAGGNREATIAALPRIIHYFKSHGYKFATIGDLMGKKRDELMPPVENASDSGFSGSSNRLFLGTLFYGNIFLNLVFSIAIVLAIFRTAMIAYLAIRQKRRSKKEHSQLIVDPQDKVSVIIPAYNEEITVLATIKSLLNLDYPDYELVFVDDGSKDKTFELVSKVYGDHPKVRLFTKQNGGKASALNYGIQQSQAQFVLCIDADTQLKTNALKQLMKYFNKDQVAAVAGSVKVGNVHNILTHWQSIEYITSQNMDRRAFDLLNMISVVPGAIGAFRKSALLEVGGFTTDTLAEDCDLTMRILKAGYIVRNASEAIAYTEAPDTVGMLFKQRFRWSFGVLQSFWKNKQTLLNPRYGYFGMVGMPNILIFQIILPLFAPLADIFMLFSLVSGLFSLSEVNGISWTGIAGLFSLHTGFGQVMFYYFLFVAVDICFAAIAFKLEGEKLVNLIYLFPQRFFWRQLMYFVLFKSVKKAIKGELNTWGTLKRTGGVKQVIASE comes from the coding sequence ATGTCAGAAAAACAGATTTTTCAGACGTCGAGCAAAAAGCGCTGGTACGCTTTTTCTTGGATGAGCAGGGCATTGGTGATTGGTTTGATCATTGGTGTTATAGGTGTAATTTATACCTTAGTTAAGATCCAGATTCCTCCGTTCCCAATAATTAATACCAACACGCCGTTGACTGAAAAGTCTACTGCCAGATTAAAGAAATCAAAACAATTCAAGGAATTTACCATTTTAAAATCCGAATTGGAGAAAATCAAATATGATCGTGATCGCAAGCATCTAAAACATATTGGCTCAAAAAGTAGGATCAATATGGGATTTTACGTCAGTTCATGGTCAAACGAAGTACGTGAGCAGTCTCTATCTGATTTACGCCGCAACATCGGTCATTTGGATATGGTCGCCATGGAGTCATTTTTTACAGTACCCAATCAGGATACGGTGGTAGATAAAGCGGATACTGCCGCGCTCAAGGTTATTCATCAGTATAAGCGTAAAGCTATCGCACAGATTTCAAATTTTAATGGTAACGATTTTGACGGGCAAACCGTAAAAGCAATCTTAGTTGATCCAGAAAAACAACAACGTTTTATAGACGATATTCTGTTAAAAGTGAAGCGAGATGGTTTTGGGGGAGTAAATATTGATTTTGAAAACTTACAATTGGACGACCGGAAGGAATTAAATGATTTTATGGCTCACATTTATACCGTGTTTCATACCGAGGGGCTTCTTGTGTCGCAGGATATTTCGCCCGAAAATGATGATTACGACCCGATTGCCTTGCAGAAATATAATGATTACATAATCTTAATGGCCTATGATCAACATTCCATTGAAAGTAATGCAGGCGCTATCTCCCATCAGGCATGGGTCGAAAAAAATCTCGATGAGCTCTGTAGTAAGGTCAATGCGGACAAGGTAATTTTGGCGTTGGCATGTTATGGCTATGACTGGCCTAAAGGTAGTGTTGGACAGACATTGACTTATGATAATGCAGTCATTTTGGCGCATAATTACAATGCCAAGATTGCTTTTAATCCCGAATCGGCAAATCTAAGTTTTAGTTATACCGACGGAGGAGGAATGCATCATGATGTTTACTTCACAGATGCAGCAACCTATTTTAATCTTATCCGTAAAGCAGATGACTGGGGATTAGCCGGTATTGCTCTTTGGCGTTTAGGTAGTGAAGACGCCCGTTTATGGTCTTTTATTTCAAGATCATTAAGTCAAGAAAGCTTAAAGAAAGATCCATTTGACTTTGGAAAGATACAACAAATCCTAGTTGGAGGGATTCAATATATTGGCGATGGGGAGATTTTGGATTTGGTGAATAGCCCGGTTCCTGGGGAAGTTAAATTTATTTACGATTCATCGACGCTAATGATTCAGGACCAAGTGTATGTAAAAACACCGAGCAATTACGTTATTAAGCGCTTTGGAGAAAGAGACAAGACGGTGGTGCTCACATTTGATGATGGGCCTGATCCTACTTATACGCCACAAGTATTGGACATCTTAAAAAAAGAACGTGTTCCGGGAGCTTTCTTTCTTGTGGGTATGATGGCTGAGAAAAATATGGATCTGGTCCGTCGCGAATACCAGGAGGGACATGAAATCGGTAACCATACTTTTTTTCACCCCGATATGTCCACAATAGGGCCAAATCGTGTTAAGTTCGAGTTGAACGCGACCCGAAAGATCATTGAATGTATAACCGGTCATAGTACAATTCTTTTCAGAGCTCCTTTTAATGCGGATGCCGAACCACAGACGGTGGCCGAAATTCTGCCCGTGGCCCAGAGCCGTAAAGAGAACTATATCAATATTGGCGAATACATCGATCCCAACGATTGGGTACCTGGCCGTACAGCAGATGAAGTCTATAATGAAGTCATCAAACAACGCGATAATGGAAACATTATCCTATTACATGATGCTGGAGGCAATCGAGAAGCGACCATAGCCGCCTTGCCACGTATTATTCATTATTTTAAATCTCATGGATATAAATTTGCAACGATTGGTGATTTAATGGGCAAAAAACGAGATGAATTGATGCCACCTGTTGAAAATGCTTCCGATTCGGGATTTAGTGGATCTTCCAACCGCTTGTTCTTAGGAACCTTGTTTTATGGTAACATCTTCTTGAATCTGGTTTTTTCCATTGCCATTGTATTGGCAATTTTTAGAACAGCAATGATCGCTTATTTGGCAATCCGGCAAAAGCGAAGGAGTAAAAAGGAACATTCCCAATTGATAGTTGATCCTCAAGACAAGGTGAGCGTTATTATTCCTGCCTATAATGAAGAAATAACCGTACTGGCTACGATAAAAAGTCTTTTGAATTTGGATTATCCAGATTATGAATTGGTTTTTGTGGATGACGGATCGAAAGACAAAACGTTTGAGCTGGTTAGTAAGGTGTATGGCGACCATCCTAAAGTAAGGCTGTTTACCAAACAAAATGGGGGCAAAGCTTCTGCGCTTAACTATGGTATCCAACAATCCCAAGCGCAGTTTGTGCTCTGCATCGATGCCGATACGCAACTAAAGACAAATGCATTAAAACAATTGATGAAGTATTTTAATAAGGACCAGGTTGCAGCGGTTGCCGGAAGTGTGAAGGTCGGTAATGTACATAATATTTTGACGCATTGGCAATCGATCGAGTACATCACGTCACAGAATATGGATCGACGAGCCTTTGATCTGCTCAATATGATATCGGTAGTGCCTGGAGCAATTGGCGCCTTTCGTAAATCCGCTCTTTTGGAGGTGGGGGGATTTACAACCGATACCCTAGCGGAAGATTGTGATTTAACCATGCGTATATTAAAAGCCGGCTATATCGTTCGTAATGCATCAGAAGCAATCGCGTATACCGAAGCGCCAGATACGGTTGGCATGCTCTTTAAGCAAAGATTCCGCTGGAGTTTTGGTGTATTGCAAAGTTTTTGGAAGAATAAACAGACCTTATTAAATCCGAGATACGGCTATTTTGGTATGGTTGGAATGCCCAATATCCTGATCTTTCAGATTATTCTTCCGCTATTTGCACCTTTGGCCGACATATTTATGCTGTTCTCCTTGGTAAGCGGTCTTTTCTCCCTAAGTGAGGTAAATGGTATCAGCTGGACAGGAATTGCCGGATTGTTTTCATTGCATACGGGTTTTGGTCAGGTGATGTTCTATTACTTCCTATTTGTTGCCGTCGATATTTGCTTTGCGGCTATTGCGTTTAAATTGGAAGGAGAAAAGCTGGTCAACTTAATTTATTTGTTTCCACAACGTTTTTTCTGGCGCCAATTGATGTACTTCGTCTTATTTAAGTCGGTCAAAAAAGCCATTAAAGGAGAATTAAATACATGGGGTACCCTGAAACGAACTGGAGGAGTGAAGCAGGTCATCGCAAGTGAATAG
- a CDS encoding DUF4846 domain-containing protein: MRPLTILIPLFSCQAFLGCGQPNITASKTQSMEPAYKEAIRTDGYQFIDPNGMTIKSRFLLPEGFKRLQYKTVAFGSFLENLPLYSIDQEVHYYNGKIKRRENIYNSVVKLHIGKRDLHQCADAIMRLRADYLYGQKRYKDIKFNFLSDGKPRAYTNYAKGDYSYPTYWKYLEYIFAYANTASLHDELHQVNTTQEVKIGDTFIQKGSPIGHAVIVVDLAKNNSGKTIVLLAQSYMPAQDIQILNNWNDSKLSPWYDIDQNIIKTPEWTFYPKNLKTWE; the protein is encoded by the coding sequence ATGAGACCACTAACTATACTCATCCCCTTGTTCTCTTGTCAGGCTTTTCTTGGTTGTGGACAGCCCAATATCACCGCATCGAAAACACAAAGTATGGAGCCGGCATACAAGGAAGCTATACGGACGGACGGATACCAATTTATTGACCCTAATGGAATGACCATTAAATCACGCTTTCTATTACCAGAAGGATTCAAAAGGCTGCAATACAAAACTGTTGCATTTGGGAGTTTTCTTGAAAATCTCCCACTTTATTCTATCGATCAGGAGGTACATTATTACAATGGAAAGATTAAACGTAGAGAAAACATCTACAATAGTGTTGTAAAACTGCACATAGGAAAACGAGATTTACATCAGTGCGCCGATGCAATCATGCGACTCAGGGCGGATTATTTATACGGACAAAAGCGGTATAAGGATATAAAATTTAACTTTCTCTCGGATGGCAAACCCCGAGCGTATACAAACTACGCAAAGGGAGACTACTCCTATCCGACCTATTGGAAGTACTTGGAATACATCTTCGCCTATGCAAATACCGCTTCGCTACACGACGAACTTCATCAAGTAAACACTACCCAAGAAGTTAAAATTGGAGACACTTTTATTCAAAAAGGATCGCCTATTGGCCATGCAGTTATCGTTGTTGATCTGGCCAAGAATAATAGCGGAAAAACAATTGTGCTACTCGCCCAAAGCTACATGCCAGCTCAAGATATACAAATTTTAAACAATTGGAATGATAGCAAACTCAGTCCTTGGTATGATATAGATCAGAACATAATAAAAACTCCTGAATGGACATTTTATCCAAAAAACCTCAAAACTTGGGAATAG
- a CDS encoding SRPBCC family protein → MSANFTKFTQNLVQDIMPQLILDTFIEAPLSVVFDLARSIDLHKYSAKKTGEESIGGVTTGLIEMGQQVRWRARHLGVRQTLTVQITAMERPYFFEDKMVHGIFYSMEHQHFFEEVEHGKIIMRDIFNFEAPFGVLGKFAESLFLTRYMRKFIEERNQVIKEVAESGRYVDYIPE, encoded by the coding sequence ATGTCCGCTAATTTCACGAAATTCACACAAAATTTAGTACAGGACATTATGCCGCAGCTTATTTTAGATACCTTTATAGAGGCTCCTTTGTCTGTGGTTTTCGACCTGGCACGTAGTATTGATCTGCATAAGTATTCTGCAAAGAAGACTGGAGAGGAGTCAATTGGAGGGGTGACGACTGGTTTGATCGAGATGGGGCAGCAGGTTAGGTGGCGTGCAAGACATCTCGGGGTCAGGCAAACGTTAACTGTGCAGATAACAGCCATGGAACGGCCTTATTTTTTTGAAGATAAAATGGTCCACGGGATCTTTTATTCCATGGAACATCAGCATTTCTTCGAAGAAGTTGAACATGGAAAAATAATCATGCGCGATATTTTTAATTTCGAAGCACCGTTTGGTGTTCTGGGAAAATTTGCGGAATCTCTCTTTTTAACACGTTATATGCGAAAGTTTATTGAAGAGCGCAATCAGGTAATCAAAGAAGTTGCTGAATCTGGTCGTTATGTGGACTATATACCCGAATAG
- a CDS encoding GNAT family N-acetyltransferase has translation MVTLIQFEKSDFTLFKSWIGSARELLQFAGPYFAFPITDQQLEKYITDPKRQIFKITDTATKEIIGHCELNFERNTPRLCRILIAKSSDRNRGYGKSTVNALLKLLFIDGNYGIADLNVYEWNANAIRCYQEVGFRINENISSEVSIGDETWKSLNMQIRKSEWKTNG, from the coding sequence ATGGTAACACTTATTCAATTCGAAAAGTCAGATTTCACACTATTTAAATCGTGGATTGGATCAGCGAGGGAACTCTTACAGTTTGCAGGCCCTTATTTTGCTTTTCCGATTACCGACCAGCAACTTGAAAAATACATTACAGATCCAAAGCGACAAATCTTTAAAATAACTGATACAGCAACTAAAGAAATTATTGGTCATTGTGAATTAAACTTCGAGCGGAATACCCCAAGACTTTGCCGTATTTTAATTGCGAAAAGCTCTGACCGGAATAGAGGCTATGGCAAAAGCACTGTAAATGCACTCCTGAAGCTACTTTTTATAGACGGTAACTATGGCATAGCTGATCTAAATGTCTATGAATGGAATGCCAATGCCATTCGATGCTATCAAGAAGTAGGTTTTCGGATCAACGAAAACATTAGTTCGGAAGTATCCATTGGGGATGAAACCTGGAAAAGCCTCAACATGCAGATTAGGAAATCTGAATGGAAAACTAATGGGTAA
- a CDS encoding cold-shock protein, which translates to MSKSQITFNKKEREKKKLLKKQQKNEKKEFNKTNNDKGKSLEELFAYVDENGNISDRPAIKLKEGESPSMVSNHHDEYSFGKVVHYNNDSNYGFIRDNETQQSVYFNDRLVGQKLNLNQKVKFKFKSAKQGAQVTEVLIEY; encoded by the coding sequence ATGAGCAAAAGCCAAATCACATTTAACAAAAAAGAACGAGAAAAAAAGAAATTACTCAAGAAGCAGCAAAAAAATGAGAAAAAGGAATTCAATAAAACAAACAATGACAAGGGAAAATCTTTGGAAGAATTGTTTGCTTATGTTGATGAAAATGGGAATATCTCAGACAGACCTGCAATAAAATTGAAAGAAGGTGAGAGTCCAAGTATGGTCTCAAATCATCATGATGAGTATTCCTTTGGAAAAGTTGTCCACTATAATAACGATTCCAACTATGGATTCATCAGAGACAACGAAACCCAGCAATCTGTTTATTTCAACGACCGTTTGGTCGGGCAGAAATTGAATTTGAATCAGAAAGTGAAGTTTAAATTTAAGAGTGCTAAGCAAGGCGCGCAAGTGACTGAAGTCTTGATCGAATACTAG
- a CDS encoding GNAT family N-acetyltransferase yields the protein MEIKNIETDQRGNFVAEVENNEAGILEYTWQNDHEFSIDHTEVHEEYRGMSVGKKLVLEAVDYARKNDAKIVPNCPYAKAIFEKTIAFQDVLA from the coding sequence ATGGAGATAAAAAACATTGAGACAGACCAAAGAGGTAATTTCGTTGCAGAGGTTGAAAATAATGAAGCCGGAATTTTAGAGTATACGTGGCAAAACGATCATGAATTTTCGATTGACCACACGGAAGTGCACGAAGAATACAGAGGAATGAGTGTAGGCAAAAAATTAGTATTGGAGGCAGTTGACTATGCACGAAAGAACGACGCTAAAATTGTTCCCAATTGCCCATATGCGAAAGCAATCTTTGAAAAGACAATAGCGTTTCAAGATGTATTAGCATAA
- the leuS gene encoding leucine--tRNA ligase, producing the protein MEYNHKSLEKKWQKFWADHQTFKTSDTQQKPKYYVLDMFPYPSGAGLHVGHPLGYIASDIFSRYKRLKGFNVLHPMGYDSFGLPAEQYAIQTGQHPAVTTEVNINRYREQMDNIGFSYDWSREVRTSDPSYYKWTQWIFMRLFDSWYNKESDKAEPIETLMARFATNGSAAIAAVADEDVLEFSAEDWKSFDEEKQQRELLKYRIAYLRESTVNWCAALGTVLANDEVINGVSERGGYPVEQKKMMQWSMRITAYADRLLRGLDTVDWPEPLVEMQRNWIGKSVGASVKFPVPQLDTVIEVFTTRVDTIFGVSFVVLAPEHELVPALTTPQQQSEVSAYIEKTSKKSELDRMADTKTVSGAFTGSYAKHPLSGQDVQIWIADYVLASYGTGAVMAVPSGDQRDYVFAKHFDLPIIPISDTQNIEEEADPNKDGKYINSDFINGMTYQEAVPALIAKLEAIKLGKAKINFRMRDAIFGRQRYWGEPVPVYFKNGLPYLIKEEELPLLLPEVDKYLPTESGEPPLARAKGWKYEDQYEYELSTMPGWAGSSWYWFRYMDPKNDGDFASKEAVDYWKAVDLYIGGSEHATGHLLYSRFWNKFLKDLGYQNEEEPFRKLINQGMIQGRSNFVYRVLDEEGRGTNQFVSYGLRDEYKTIPLHVDVNIVQNDVLDLEKFKNFRPDFSNAEFVLENGKYICGSEVEKMSKSKFNVVNPDDIIESYGADTLRLYEMFLGPLEQAKPWNINGIEGVYKFLRKVWRLFHDAEGNFNVSDEEPTKAEFKALHKIIKKVEDDIERFSFNTSVSAFMICVNDLTDLKCNKRQILEQFIITLQPYAPHITEELWTLLGNEAGTLSSASYPIFRPEYLVESEFAYPVSFNGKMKFNLSLALDLDQKTIEDIIRSHADVQRHLDGKAIKKIIFVKGKIINIVV; encoded by the coding sequence ATGGAGTATAATCACAAATCATTAGAGAAAAAGTGGCAAAAATTTTGGGCGGATCATCAAACGTTTAAAACTTCTGATACGCAACAAAAGCCAAAATACTATGTATTGGATATGTTTCCTTATCCTTCCGGAGCGGGGTTGCACGTTGGTCATCCGCTGGGCTATATTGCTTCGGATATCTTTTCAAGGTATAAACGTTTAAAAGGTTTTAATGTGTTGCATCCGATGGGGTATGATTCTTTTGGTCTTCCTGCGGAGCAATATGCGATTCAAACGGGCCAGCATCCAGCCGTAACGACTGAAGTCAATATCAATCGTTATCGGGAACAGATGGATAACATTGGATTCTCTTATGATTGGAGCCGGGAAGTGCGTACTTCAGATCCTTCCTATTACAAATGGACGCAGTGGATTTTTATGAGATTATTTGATTCTTGGTATAATAAAGAATCGGATAAAGCCGAACCGATCGAAACGTTGATGGCGAGGTTTGCTACAAATGGATCTGCTGCTATTGCAGCGGTTGCTGATGAGGACGTTTTGGAATTTAGCGCTGAAGATTGGAAATCTTTTGATGAAGAAAAACAACAACGTGAATTGCTGAAGTACCGGATTGCTTATTTACGAGAAAGTACAGTAAATTGGTGTGCTGCGCTGGGAACTGTATTAGCGAATGATGAGGTAATCAATGGGGTTTCTGAGCGTGGAGGATATCCCGTCGAGCAAAAGAAGATGATGCAATGGTCTATGCGGATCACAGCTTATGCTGATCGGCTCCTGAGAGGGTTGGATACGGTTGATTGGCCCGAACCTTTGGTAGAAATGCAACGTAACTGGATCGGAAAATCGGTGGGTGCTTCCGTGAAATTCCCCGTACCACAATTAGATACGGTCATCGAAGTTTTTACGACACGTGTAGATACTATTTTTGGCGTTTCATTTGTCGTTTTAGCTCCAGAGCACGAATTGGTACCAGCATTAACTACCCCTCAGCAACAATCCGAGGTAAGTGCCTATATTGAGAAAACTTCCAAAAAGTCTGAATTGGATCGTATGGCCGATACGAAAACAGTTTCTGGGGCTTTTACGGGTTCGTATGCCAAGCACCCACTTTCGGGACAAGACGTACAGATTTGGATCGCAGATTATGTATTAGCCAGTTATGGAACAGGCGCTGTCATGGCTGTACCTAGTGGCGATCAACGGGATTATGTATTCGCTAAGCACTTTGATCTTCCTATTATTCCTATTTCAGATACTCAAAATATTGAAGAAGAAGCTGATCCCAATAAGGATGGGAAATATATTAATTCCGATTTTATCAATGGTATGACTTATCAAGAAGCTGTACCTGCTTTAATTGCCAAGTTGGAGGCGATCAAATTGGGTAAAGCGAAAATCAACTTCCGTATGCGGGATGCCATTTTTGGACGTCAGCGCTATTGGGGCGAACCCGTGCCTGTATACTTTAAAAATGGATTACCTTATTTAATTAAAGAAGAAGAATTGCCTCTCTTATTGCCGGAAGTTGATAAATATTTGCCAACGGAATCAGGCGAACCCCCTTTAGCAAGAGCAAAAGGTTGGAAATATGAAGATCAATATGAGTATGAATTGAGTACAATGCCCGGATGGGCAGGCTCTTCATGGTATTGGTTTAGATATATGGATCCGAAAAACGACGGTGACTTTGCGTCCAAAGAAGCTGTAGACTATTGGAAAGCAGTAGATTTATATATCGGTGGTTCGGAGCATGCTACCGGGCACCTATTGTATTCGCGCTTTTGGAATAAATTCTTAAAAGATTTGGGCTACCAGAACGAGGAAGAACCATTCCGTAAATTGATTAATCAAGGAATGATTCAAGGGCGCTCTAATTTTGTGTATCGTGTGTTGGATGAAGAGGGTAGAGGAACAAATCAATTTGTGTCTTACGGGCTGAGAGATGAATATAAAACTATACCTTTACATGTTGACGTAAATATTGTACAAAATGATGTGTTGGATTTAGAAAAATTCAAAAACTTCAGACCTGATTTTTCAAATGCTGAATTTGTATTGGAGAATGGCAAGTATATCTGCGGTAGCGAGGTGGAGAAAATGTCGAAGTCCAAATTCAATGTTGTCAATCCAGATGATATTATCGAATCTTATGGAGCGGACACACTGCGGCTGTACGAAATGTTTTTGGGGCCTTTGGAGCAAGCTAAGCCTTGGAATATTAATGGTATAGAAGGAGTTTATAAATTCTTACGTAAGGTATGGCGTCTGTTTCATGATGCAGAGGGTAATTTCAATGTTTCCGACGAAGAGCCTACAAAAGCAGAATTTAAAGCCTTACATAAAATTATTAAAAAGGTGGAAGACGATATTGAGCGTTTTTCTTTCAATACTTCGGTTTCTGCATTTATGATCTGTGTGAATGACTTAACAGATTTAAAATGCAATAAGCGACAGATACTGGAACAATTCATTATCACCCTCCAACCGTATGCACCCCACATTACGGAAGAGCTGTGGACGCTATTAGGGAATGAAGCCGGTACACTTTCTTCTGCTTCTTACCCTATATTTAGACCGGAATATTTAGTCGAATCAGAATTTGCGTATCCGGTATCCTTCAACGGAAAGATGAAATTCAATCTATCGTTAGCGCTCGATCTAGATCAAAAGACGATCGAAGATATCATCAGATCACATGCCGATGTACAACGTCATCTAGATGGGAAAGCCATAAAAAAGATTATTTTTGTTAAAGGGAAAATAATCAATATTGTGGTCTAA